A window of Plasmodium malariae genome assembly, chromosome: 5 contains these coding sequences:
- the PmUG01_05034100 gene encoding prohibitin-like protein, putative: MRRNFLPFRIYVNYYHLYRTCRKNISNIEKNVHIKEDGGENKLKVDNNIINGVKHCTKEKDIRVNKIHADYVEIDGDIVTRKDVSPADDLTSCKKIKFRSLKNFNLLAGCLITSLFFYFTLKKVPEGYICLIENKTDGTVLPYIYDDLMTFFFNPLKYRIILMRVIPIQKKYIHVYETLDKKKIKVKLEVKMKPKIPFVVDIYSSFGANYSSAYVEREMSLDIENVIKNYNLDTLLQTCEKSCDTQATTVDDVVDQIMDRFYDCSVFHKITLLDVSILFEEVK, encoded by the coding sequence ATGAGAAGGAATTTCCTCCCATTTCGAATTTACGTAAATTATTACCATTTGTACAGAACTTGCAGAAagaatatttctaatattgaaaaaaatgtgcATATAAAAGAAGATGGGGGggaaaataaattgaaagtagataataatattataaatggtGTTAAACACTGTACAAAGGAAAAAGATATAAGAGTAAATAAGATACATGCTGATTATGTTGAAATAGATGGGGATATAGTAACTCGGAAAGATGTATCACCTGCAGATGATTTAACAtcttgtaaaaaaataaaatttcgaagtttgaaaaattttaatttattagcAGGGTGTTTAATAacatctttatttttttattttaccctTAAGAAGGTACCAGAAggatatatatgtttaattgaaaataaaacagaTGGGACAGTGCTACCATACATATATGACGACTTgatgacttttttttttaatcctcTAAAGTATAGAATAATTCTCATGCGAGTCATTccaatacaaaaaaaatatatacatgtgtatgaaacgttagataaaaaaaaaattaaagtaaaattagAAGTAAAAATGAAACCAAAAATTCCATTTGTTgtagatatatatagttcTTTTGGGGCCAATTATAGTTCAGCATATGTAGAAAGAGAAATGAGCTTAGATATAgaaaatgttattaaaaattataatttagaCACACTACTACAAACATGTGAAAAGTCATGTGATACACAAGCTACTACAGTAGATGATGTGGTTGATCAAATCATGGACAGGTTTTATGACTGCTCTGTCTTTCACAAAATAACACTTCTGGATGTTTCCATACTATTCGAGGAGGTTAAGTAA
- the SAR1 gene encoding small GTP-binding protein sar1, putative: protein MFIINWFRDILAHLGLSQKSARILFLGLDNAGKTTLLHMLKDDRVAQHVPTLHPHSEELVVGKIRFKTFDLGGHETARRIWRDYFAAVDAVVFMIDTTDRSRFSEAREELKHLLETEELSNVPFVVLGNKIDKPDAASEDELRQHLNLFSNVTVNNMKGNSGVRPVELFMCSVIRRMGYAAAFKWISQFLT, encoded by the exons atgtttatcaTAAATTG GTTTAGAGATATTTTAGCACATTTAGGATTATCACAAAAGAGTGcaagaattttatttttag GCCTAGATAATGCCGGTAAGACAACGTTACTGCACATGTTAAAGGATGATAGAGTCGCTCAACACGTTCCGACTCTACATCCACATTCTGAAGAATTAGTTGTTGGTAAAATAAGATTTAAAACATTTGATTTGGGTGGACATGAAACGGCAAGGAGAATATGGAGAGATTATTTTGCAGCAGTGGATGCTGTTGTATTTATGATTGATACAACTGATAGATCAAGATTTAGTGAAGCTAGAGAagaattaaaacatttattagAAACAGAAGAGTTAAGTAATGTACCATTTGTTGTTTTAGGGAATAAAATTGATAAACCTGATGCAGCAAGTGAAGATGAATTAAGGCAAcacttaaatttattttcgaATGTAActgttaataatatgaaaggAAATTCAGGAGTAAGACCCGTAGAGTTATTTATGTGCAGTGTTATAAGAAGGATGGGCTATGCTGCTGCCTTTAAATGGATATCGCAGTTTCTAAcgtaa
- the PmUG01_05034200 gene encoding CDGSH iron-sulfur domain-containing protein, putative has product MGNFFLKEKNCDIIRKKGDILNIRNFKAVHVETFYPPSKKSRKISVCRCWKSNNFPYCDNTHQKLQQQGIVCGPLLLEIRRNNSANSY; this is encoded by the coding sequence ATGGGgaatttttttctgaaagaaaaaaattgtgatattattagaaaaaagggagatatattaaacataagaaattttaaagcAGTACATGTTGAAACATTTTATCCTCCATCAAAAAAATCCAGAAAAATATCAGTGTGCAGGTGTTGGAAATCAAATAATTTCCCATATTGTGATAATACTCATCAAAAATTGCAACAACAAGGAATAGTTTGCGGTCCTTTACTCTTAGAAATAAGAAGGAACAACAGTGCAAATTCGTATTAA